One stretch of Hymenobacter chitinivorans DSM 11115 DNA includes these proteins:
- a CDS encoding ATP-binding protein, with protein sequence MATALLGLLPLAGRAASNGPDPALTQSFDAGLAELVGAIPLAPANPQARLRYGLSMLREASKSRSADKQAAGHRLVGSAHHELGSFAKAAYHFRKALQLDQQQQNQPNVAVDGLGLGNALLSQGDTGQARQVYHLALQSFAQQNSRRGRAQVENRLGSLYAQQRKWGQALASHSRALQGWLQHQDSARAAATLNAIGNVYCQQGAYSRALYYLRKAMRTAAPTDSLRQSESLTSIGRVYRAVGNYDAALTSFKQATRLVPTTAPTVPHAQLYQALAATYDSLGQVSAAERALHQGLVLARRSGSALLLSQHYRALAEVYRQRGQFQKSLVMLTRFTSLQDSVFAQERAAQVAELRTRYESEKKEREIQLLIKDRQIQDATLRRQKLLRNTLAVGALLLLIIVGGLYRGRQQQARVNRLLERKNAAINRQKEELTRLNQTKDTLFSVISHDLRSPLSSLYSLLTLLNIGSLPPERLALHSARLTRGLNSTLQLLDNLLNWSAAQMKGDKIRPERLRLDVLAEEALALLLGDAERKNILLQNQLVVPTLVRADMNMVRLVLRNLLGNAIKFTPEGGSVILTGAQQGTVWSITVQDTGIGIQQADHERVFGKNGPFTTPGTAREKGTGLGLQLCKDFVERNGGQLTFTTQPGQGTAFTFTLPVALAAPDAQPAPATVAAAAG encoded by the coding sequence TTGGCAACAGCCTTGCTGGGCTTGTTGCCGCTAGCAGGGCGGGCTGCTTCCAACGGCCCCGACCCGGCGTTGACGCAATCTTTCGACGCTGGGCTGGCCGAGTTGGTGGGCGCCATTCCGCTTGCGCCCGCCAACCCCCAAGCACGGCTGCGCTATGGATTGAGCATGCTTCGGGAAGCTTCGAAAAGCAGAAGTGCTGATAAGCAGGCGGCTGGCCACCGCCTCGTGGGCTCGGCCCATCACGAACTGGGTTCCTTTGCCAAGGCCGCTTATCATTTCCGCAAGGCGTTGCAGTTGGATCAGCAACAACAAAACCAGCCAAACGTGGCCGTTGATGGGTTGGGACTGGGCAATGCGCTACTCAGCCAGGGCGACACGGGGCAGGCGCGTCAGGTATATCATTTGGCGCTGCAAAGCTTTGCCCAGCAAAATTCCCGGCGCGGCCGGGCTCAGGTAGAAAACAGGTTAGGCTCTTTGTACGCGCAGCAGCGCAAGTGGGGTCAGGCCTTGGCTAGTCATTCGCGCGCGCTACAAGGGTGGCTGCAGCACCAGGATTCGGCTCGGGCCGCGGCTACCTTAAACGCCATAGGCAACGTCTACTGCCAGCAGGGAGCCTACAGCCGGGCCTTGTATTACCTGCGCAAAGCCATGCGGACAGCAGCCCCAACCGATAGTCTGCGGCAAAGTGAAAGTCTAACCAGTATCGGGCGGGTATACCGGGCCGTAGGCAATTACGACGCCGCGCTGACGAGCTTCAAGCAGGCCACTCGGCTGGTGCCCACCACTGCGCCCACCGTCCCGCACGCCCAGCTATATCAGGCCCTGGCAGCCACTTACGACTCCCTAGGTCAGGTGTCGGCGGCCGAGCGGGCCCTTCACCAGGGCTTGGTACTGGCCCGCCGGAGCGGTTCCGCCCTGCTGCTAAGTCAGCACTATCGGGCCCTGGCGGAGGTGTACCGGCAGCGGGGCCAGTTCCAGAAGTCGTTGGTCATGCTCACGCGCTTTACTAGCCTGCAGGACAGTGTGTTTGCTCAGGAGCGGGCGGCGCAGGTGGCCGAGCTCCGGACGCGCTACGAATCGGAAAAGAAAGAACGGGAAATCCAGCTGTTGATTAAGGACCGACAGATTCAGGATGCCACCCTGCGCCGGCAGAAGCTGCTGCGCAATACTTTGGCGGTAGGGGCTCTGCTCTTACTTATCATCGTGGGCGGGCTTTACCGCGGCCGGCAGCAGCAGGCGCGGGTCAACCGGCTGCTGGAACGTAAAAATGCGGCAATTAATCGGCAGAAAGAGGAGCTGACGCGGCTTAATCAAACAAAGGACACGCTGTTTTCCGTCATTTCCCACGACTTGCGCAGCCCGCTCAGTTCCCTGTATTCGTTGTTGACGCTGCTCAATATCGGCTCTTTACCGCCCGAGCGGCTGGCGCTGCATTCGGCCCGGCTTACCCGGGGCCTCAACAGCACCCTGCAGTTGCTGGACAACTTGCTCAACTGGTCGGCGGCGCAGATGAAAGGCGACAAAATCCGGCCGGAGCGGCTACGCCTCGATGTACTGGCGGAAGAGGCCCTGGCCCTGCTGCTAGGGGATGCTGAGCGCAAAAATATTCTGTTGCAAAACCAGCTGGTGGTTCCCACGCTGGTGCGGGCCGATATGAACATGGTTCGGCTTGTGTTGCGCAATTTGCTTGGCAATGCCATTAAGTTTACGCCCGAGGGTGGCTCCGTAATTCTCACGGGCGCGCAGCAGGGCACGGTATGGAGCATTACGGTGCAGGATACCGGGATTGGTATTCAGCAAGCCGACCACGAACGGGTGTTCGGCAAGAATGGACCATTTACGACTCCGGGTACAGCCCGGGAGAAAGGCACGGGTCTAGGTCTGCAGCTGTGCAAGGATTTTGTGGAGCGCAACGGCGGGCAGCTCACCTTTACCACCCAGCCCGGACAAGGCACTGCGTTTACGTTTACGCTCCCGGTGGCTCTCGCGGCTCCGGATGCCCAGCCCGCGCCGGCTACTGTGGCTGCTGCCGCCGGATAA
- a CDS encoding LytR/AlgR family response regulator transcription factor — protein MKISCLLLDDDPLVLDLLQAYVAMTDVLDVKAAFTDPLDAHRYLMHHDVQVLFSDVTMPHLSGLDLVRSLQHPPLVVLMTSYPQYAMEGFNLDVIDFLLKPISLDRFLKAVNKIAGILRTNLAEGDGHQDILSGWGSFFIRTDAQFVRLHYREVLYIEALKDFTKINTADGRTHLTLVNLKNIEEQLPPGLFVRTHRSYLVNTARIEAVSNLEVRVGGHALPLGQTYRERVTERIVNRSLIRRQQPQ, from the coding sequence ATGAAGATTAGCTGTTTGCTGCTCGACGATGATCCGCTGGTGCTGGATCTGTTGCAAGCCTACGTGGCCATGACCGACGTGCTGGATGTGAAAGCCGCCTTCACCGACCCACTGGATGCTCACCGCTATCTGATGCACCACGACGTGCAGGTCTTGTTCTCGGACGTTACCATGCCTCACCTGAGTGGCCTGGATCTGGTTCGTTCCCTGCAACACCCGCCCCTGGTGGTACTGATGACGTCCTACCCGCAGTACGCCATGGAAGGCTTCAACCTGGACGTTATTGACTTTTTGCTCAAGCCGATTTCGCTCGACCGGTTTTTGAAAGCAGTCAACAAGATTGCCGGTATCCTGCGCACCAATCTGGCCGAGGGCGACGGGCACCAGGATATTCTCTCGGGCTGGGGCTCGTTCTTCATCCGCACCGACGCCCAGTTTGTGCGCCTCCACTACCGGGAGGTACTCTACATCGAAGCCCTGAAAGATTTCACCAAAATCAACACGGCCGACGGGCGCACTCATCTCACGCTGGTCAACCTCAAAAACATTGAGGAGCAACTGCCGCCCGGCTTGTTTGTGCGCACCCACCGCTCCTACCTGGTCAATACGGCCCGTATTGAGGCCGTCAGCAACCTGGAAGTACGCGTGGGGGGCCACGCCCTGCCCCTGGGCCAAACGTACCGCGAGCGGGTAACCGAGCGAATCGTCAACCGTTCCCTTATCCGGCGGCAGCAGCCACAGTAG
- a CDS encoding heavy-metal-associated domain-containing protein — MKTLRSFWLAAVLLLTAQFSFAQTTAAAKTKGPATEVFQIKTSAVCDMCKARLEKALAYEKGVQEAHLDVPSKVLTVSYRPDKTTPAALRTAVQRTGYDADEQAAEARAYDRLPDCCKKTNNVHQDAAH, encoded by the coding sequence ATGAAAACTCTCAGATCATTTTGGCTAGCCGCCGTGCTGCTACTCACTGCCCAGTTCTCGTTTGCCCAAACCACCGCCGCCGCCAAGACTAAAGGCCCCGCTACGGAAGTGTTTCAAATCAAAACCTCGGCCGTGTGTGACATGTGCAAGGCCCGCCTGGAAAAAGCCCTGGCCTACGAAAAAGGCGTGCAGGAAGCTCACCTCGACGTACCCAGCAAAGTGCTGACCGTATCGTACCGGCCCGACAAAACCACCCCGGCCGCCCTGCGTACCGCCGTGCAACGCACCGGCTACGATGCCGACGAGCAGGCCGCCGAAGCCCGGGCCTACGACCGGCTACCCGACTGCTGCAAAAAAACCAACAACGTGCACCAGGATGCGGCTCACTAA
- a CDS encoding TonB-dependent receptor — protein sequence MQSTVGPRLTATLGLLVLSSAAAWAQSSPIAPVQGQITDAVAGSPLPGAVVRWLEAADAAATTDATGKFTLVRPARGAASHLIINSLGYKADTLTIEATSQAFVRVALRRSVELGEVKIEERAPAYSSLTPTNTQVITSRDLTKSACCNLAESFETNAAVEVSTTDAVSGAKQIQLLGLDGAYSLLTVDNLPALRGLATPYRLSYLSGTWIEGIDIIKGMGSVVNGYESISDQVNVRLKEPEKAERLLFNAYGNDLGKFDLNLNLATPLSAKVSTALLLHSDHLGRRVDRNKDGFLDLPLATQYNVFNKWKYKSGTGIVSELGLGALRETREGGQVDFRQDKPGSFYGTTLSTNRYTGFSKTSYTWPGRPYQSLGLLLSGTSHAFDSGYGIRTYDGTQRTGLATLLFQSVLGTTAHTYRLGLSYLHDNYAEVFKDGFIYPTETTAERYAREHRTRNERVPGAFAEYTYQNAKNLTLVGGLRLDRHNLYGWVLTPRLNVKLDATANTVLRLAAGTGFRTANPIAENSGMLVSSREFVIDYYLRPERAWNVGGSFTQYFTVAGHPATFITDYYHTEFQNQVVADAYSAPTLLQIGNLEPGGRSFSRSLQTEVQFEPVKGLQTKLAYKYLDVRTTYAGELLPKALTPRHRVFANVGYATAFDKWRADLTLQWFGQRPLAHNPGSIGHEHGTGTTTLNYAPRYALLNTQVTRAFKRWEVYVGVENLTNYRQPDPIMGAYAPFGPTFDAAMIWGPTYGRLTYAGLRFKIE from the coding sequence ATGCAGTCTACCGTAGGGCCACGCCTTACCGCCACGCTCGGCCTTTTGGTGCTGAGCAGCGCGGCGGCCTGGGCCCAATCCTCTCCCATTGCGCCCGTCCAGGGCCAGATTACCGACGCCGTGGCGGGCTCTCCCCTGCCCGGGGCCGTGGTGCGCTGGCTGGAAGCTGCCGATGCCGCAGCTACCACCGATGCCACCGGTAAATTCACGCTGGTGCGGCCCGCCCGGGGTGCCGCCAGCCACCTGATTATCAACTCCCTCGGCTACAAGGCCGACACACTCACCATTGAAGCCACCAGCCAGGCCTTCGTGCGGGTGGCGCTGCGTCGCTCCGTGGAGCTGGGTGAGGTAAAGATTGAGGAGCGCGCCCCGGCTTATTCCTCCCTGACGCCCACCAACACCCAGGTCATCACCAGCCGTGACCTGACCAAATCGGCGTGCTGTAACCTGGCCGAAAGCTTCGAAACCAACGCTGCGGTGGAAGTATCGACCACCGACGCCGTGTCGGGGGCCAAGCAGATTCAGCTTCTGGGCCTCGACGGGGCCTATTCCCTGCTCACCGTCGACAACCTGCCGGCCCTGCGCGGCCTAGCTACGCCCTACCGGCTGAGCTACCTGTCGGGCACCTGGATTGAGGGCATCGACATCATCAAGGGCATGGGCTCGGTGGTGAATGGCTACGAGAGTATTTCGGACCAGGTCAACGTGCGCCTCAAGGAGCCCGAAAAAGCCGAGCGGCTGCTGTTCAACGCCTACGGCAACGACCTGGGCAAGTTTGACCTTAACCTGAACCTGGCCACTCCGCTCAGCGCCAAGGTAAGCACCGCCCTGCTGCTGCACTCCGACCACCTGGGCCGCCGCGTCGACCGGAACAAGGACGGCTTTCTGGATTTGCCCCTGGCTACGCAATACAACGTTTTTAACAAGTGGAAGTACAAGTCGGGCACCGGCATCGTGAGTGAGCTGGGCCTGGGCGCCTTGCGCGAAACCCGGGAAGGCGGGCAGGTAGACTTCCGGCAGGACAAGCCCGGCAGCTTCTACGGCACCACGCTGAGCACCAATCGTTACACGGGCTTTTCCAAGACCTCCTACACCTGGCCCGGCCGGCCCTACCAGAGCCTAGGCCTGCTGCTCAGCGGCACCAGTCACGCCTTCGATTCGGGCTACGGCATCCGCACTTACGACGGCACCCAGCGCACGGGCCTGGCCACGCTGCTGTTTCAGAGCGTGCTGGGCACCACGGCTCATACCTACCGCCTGGGCCTGAGCTATCTGCACGACAACTACGCGGAGGTGTTCAAAGACGGTTTTATTTATCCTACCGAAACCACGGCTGAGCGGTATGCCCGGGAGCACCGCACCCGCAACGAGCGGGTGCCCGGCGCCTTTGCCGAGTACACCTACCAGAACGCCAAGAACCTCACCCTCGTCGGGGGCCTGCGCCTGGACCGCCACAACCTCTACGGCTGGGTGCTCACGCCCCGGCTCAACGTGAAGCTGGATGCTACGGCCAACACGGTGCTACGCCTGGCGGCCGGCACGGGCTTCCGCACGGCCAACCCTATTGCCGAAAACTCGGGCATGCTGGTCAGCTCCCGCGAGTTTGTTATCGACTACTATCTGCGCCCCGAGCGGGCCTGGAACGTGGGCGGCAGCTTTACCCAGTACTTCACCGTGGCGGGCCACCCGGCCACGTTCATCACCGACTATTACCACACTGAGTTTCAAAACCAGGTGGTAGCCGATGCCTATTCAGCGCCTACGCTGCTGCAAATTGGCAATCTGGAGCCGGGCGGCCGGTCCTTTTCGCGCAGCCTGCAAACCGAGGTGCAGTTCGAACCCGTGAAAGGCCTGCAAACCAAGCTGGCGTATAAGTACCTGGACGTGCGCACCACCTACGCCGGCGAATTGCTGCCCAAGGCCCTCACGCCCCGGCACCGGGTGTTTGCCAACGTGGGCTACGCCACGGCTTTCGACAAGTGGCGGGCTGATCTGACTCTGCAGTGGTTTGGGCAACGGCCCCTGGCTCACAACCCCGGCAGCATTGGCCATGAGCACGGCACGGGTACCACCACGCTCAACTACGCCCCGCGCTACGCCCTGCTCAACACGCAGGTGACGCGGGCCTTCAAGCGCTGGGAAGTGTACGTGGGCGTTGAAAACCTGACCAACTACCGCCAGCCCGACCCCATCATGGGTGCCTACGCCCCCTTCGGCCCCACCTTCGACGCGGCCATGATCTGGGGGCCTACCTACGGCCGGCTCACGTACGCCGGGCTGCGCTTTAAAATTGAATAA
- a CDS encoding HYC_CC_PP family protein has protein sequence MKRPLLHRLFSGFMALLVLLTSVGLTVQSHTCRSSGRSTAAIVFSAPEHKCPPAAAVASRLLDHQLAGKAQLKKSCCEFGAHFHKLDAAATGHTKVLLPTAVLAWLPISYSSIFCAGPSLTQATPWHASDSSPPLRAGRALLTFVCSWQV, from the coding sequence GTGAAACGTCCGTTGCTCCACCGGCTCTTCAGCGGCTTTATGGCCCTGCTCGTGCTTCTCACTTCGGTGGGGCTCACGGTGCAGTCGCACACCTGCCGTAGCAGCGGGCGCAGCACGGCCGCCATCGTCTTTAGCGCGCCCGAGCACAAGTGCCCTCCCGCCGCGGCGGTTGCTAGTCGGCTGCTCGACCACCAGCTGGCGGGCAAAGCTCAGCTGAAAAAGTCCTGCTGCGAGTTTGGCGCCCATTTTCACAAGCTCGATGCCGCTGCCACGGGTCACACCAAAGTGCTGCTGCCGACGGCAGTACTGGCTTGGCTACCCATCAGCTACAGCAGCATTTTCTGCGCCGGCCCCAGCCTAACCCAGGCCACGCCCTGGCACGCCAGCGACTCATCCCCGCCCCTGCGGGCGGGCCGCGCGCTGCTGACGTTTGTGTGCAGCTGGCAGGTATAG
- the mraZ gene encoding division/cell wall cluster transcriptional repressor MraZ, with translation MNLLSGEYECKLDPKGRLVLPAKVKANLPEASANQLVLVRGFEPCLVLYPRESWRVIHDKVMALDEFNEEYRQFQRNFFRGMTEVELDNIGRFMLPRTMLRYSGIEKEAIIVGLGNRCEIWEPEKYDEFLIKDQQSFSKLAQKFLSTDTPPVSGPLAA, from the coding sequence ATGAACCTTCTCTCTGGCGAATATGAGTGCAAGCTGGACCCGAAAGGGCGCTTGGTGCTGCCCGCCAAGGTGAAGGCCAACCTGCCCGAGGCCTCGGCCAACCAGCTAGTGCTGGTGCGCGGGTTTGAGCCCTGCCTAGTGCTTTACCCGCGCGAATCCTGGCGCGTGATTCACGACAAGGTTATGGCCCTGGATGAGTTCAACGAGGAGTACCGGCAGTTTCAGCGCAACTTCTTCCGCGGCATGACCGAGGTGGAGCTCGACAACATCGGGCGCTTTATGCTGCCCCGCACCATGCTGCGCTACTCCGGCATCGAGAAGGAAGCTATTATCGTGGGCCTGGGCAACCGCTGCGAAATCTGGGAGCCCGAGAAGTACGACGAGTTCCTGATCAAAGACCAGCAGAGCTTCTCGAAGCTGGCCCAGAAGTTTTTATCCACCGACACACCGCCCGTCAGCGGCCCCCTTGCCGCATGA
- the rsmH gene encoding 16S rRNA (cytosine(1402)-N(4))-methyltransferase RsmH, whose translation MSADYQNDTAYHRPVMLAECLEALDLRPDGRYVDVTFGGGGHTARILERLTSGHLYSFDQDADAEHEARQLARPQFTFIRANFRDLHHELEQRGALPVDGLLADLGVSSHQFDTPERGFSTRFDGPLDMRMDPEADRTAADIVNEYSEAELHRIFGMYGEVTNARTLANTLTTARRGQAVQTIAALKKAIAPCTPRGKENKYLAQVFQALRIEVNDEMAALQEMLQQTAQVLRPGGRLVVMSYHSLEDRLVKNFMAKGKFFGEAEKDLFGHTNTPFEVLTRKPVEASAEEIALNSRARSAKLRIAVRRDE comes from the coding sequence ATGAGCGCCGACTACCAGAACGATACCGCCTACCACCGCCCCGTGATGCTGGCCGAGTGCCTCGAAGCGCTGGACCTGCGCCCCGACGGCCGCTACGTGGACGTGACCTTCGGCGGCGGCGGCCACACGGCCCGCATCCTGGAGCGCCTGACTTCCGGCCACCTCTACAGCTTCGACCAGGACGCCGACGCCGAGCACGAAGCCCGGCAGCTCGCCCGGCCCCAGTTCACCTTTATCCGGGCCAATTTCCGCGACCTGCACCACGAACTGGAGCAGCGTGGCGCGTTGCCCGTCGATGGGCTGCTGGCCGATTTGGGCGTGTCGTCCCACCAGTTTGATACGCCCGAGCGGGGCTTCAGCACCCGCTTCGACGGACCCCTGGACATGCGTATGGACCCCGAAGCCGACCGTACCGCCGCCGACATCGTGAATGAGTACTCCGAGGCCGAGCTGCACCGCATTTTCGGCATGTATGGCGAAGTGACCAACGCCCGAACCCTGGCCAACACGCTTACCACGGCCCGGCGCGGGCAGGCCGTGCAGACCATTGCGGCCCTGAAAAAAGCCATTGCGCCCTGCACGCCGCGGGGCAAGGAGAATAAGTACCTGGCCCAGGTATTTCAGGCCCTGCGCATCGAGGTGAACGACGAAATGGCGGCCCTGCAGGAAATGCTCCAGCAAACGGCCCAGGTGCTGCGCCCCGGCGGCCGGCTCGTCGTTATGTCGTACCACTCCCTGGAAGACCGGCTGGTGAAGAACTTTATGGCCAAGGGCAAGTTCTTCGGCGAAGCCGAAAAAGACCTGTTCGGCCACACCAATACGCCTTTCGAGGTGCTGACGCGCAAACCCGTGGAGGCCAGCGCCGAAGAAATTGCCCTCAACAGCCGGGCCCGCTCGGCCAAGCTGCGCATTGCGGTGCGCCGCGACGAATGA
- a CDS encoding FtsL-like putative cell division protein, whose protein sequence is MATNTLKPVANTPPRANVPRDLTPPPPVAPEPAPLPEPEPEPAPKPKAKREKAAPRSTWSVFTVLDRLTSVDSIFREGLPVQYLPHVLFVMFLILIYIGNTHWGYRMNRSIQKLKLETEDLRADYTTLKSDYMEASKQSEVARKVAAYGLVESSSPPFRITVPAGRLDEAELEALPVITADSLAAMSAADSLALADSLGTATQPVRAAATHAAASHSLGRHAAKPKNRTTPKKATAKKPAAKPATNKKKTTNSSRPTHERKR, encoded by the coding sequence TTGGCTACCAATACCCTCAAACCCGTTGCCAACACCCCGCCCCGCGCCAATGTGCCCCGGGACCTGACGCCCCCCCCGCCGGTGGCGCCTGAACCCGCACCTCTGCCCGAGCCGGAGCCCGAACCCGCGCCTAAACCCAAAGCCAAGCGCGAAAAAGCTGCCCCCCGTAGCACCTGGAGCGTGTTTACGGTGCTCGACCGGCTCACCAGCGTCGACAGTATCTTCCGGGAAGGGCTGCCCGTGCAGTACCTGCCGCACGTGCTGTTCGTGATGTTTCTGATTCTGATTTACATCGGCAATACCCACTGGGGCTACCGCATGAACCGCAGCATTCAGAAGCTCAAGCTCGAAACCGAGGACTTGCGGGCCGACTATACCACCCTCAAGTCGGACTACATGGAGGCCAGCAAGCAGAGCGAGGTAGCCCGCAAGGTGGCTGCCTATGGCCTGGTGGAAAGCTCCTCGCCGCCGTTCCGCATCACGGTGCCCGCCGGCCGCCTCGACGAAGCCGAGCTGGAGGCCCTGCCCGTCATTACCGCCGATTCGCTGGCGGCTATGTCGGCCGCCGACTCATTAGCCCTGGCTGATTCGCTTGGTACGGCCACTCAGCCAGTTCGGGCCGCCGCTACGCACGCGGCAGCCAGCCATAGCTTGGGCCGCCACGCGGCCAAACCCAAAAACCGGACTACGCCCAAAAAAGCTACGGCCAAAAAGCCGGCGGCTAAACCGGCTACGAACAAGAAGAAAACCACCAACTCTTCCCGCCCGACCCATGAAAGGAAGCGTTAA
- a CDS encoding penicillin-binding protein, with protein MKGSVKKSIVTRVRLAFLGVCLFSCAIVWKVSRIQFKEGEKWRALEQERRIVYQPVFATRGNIYSDNESIMATSLPFFRVAWDPSVVDEKTFKGGVDSLSLLLSRFFGDRTPREYYRRLTDAKKGKVRYVRLNSRQINFQEKKMLAQWPIFRGGKNKGGVIFEKVDKRFRPFGGLAQRTIGFLNEDKNGAGLEFTYNRHLAGKDGEALFERLPGGNKPIYDGTEVKPQPGYDVKTTLDINLQDVAENALYKSLVDNSAQYGCVILMEVQTGEIKAVANLGKVAEGVYREDYNYAIADQGRTEPGSTFKLASMMALLEDNPSLSLDDTVNTGRSGSMRIAGAVKTDTHAYGRLSVKQVIENSSNIGVAKLINDHFSANPSKYTDYLKQFGLDKPLGFQMAGEARPYIKDPRDRSWSRTSLSTMCIGYELKLAPLQTLAFYNAIANNGVKVQPMIVREIKQADKVLERFEPKVLNPRICSEETLAKLRQMLEGVVLNGTARAIQTPDYTIAGKTGTAWKFKNGQYTKQYSTSFCGYFPADKPKYSCIVVVDSPKGANWSGAQVAAPIFREVADKAMARDMASQRPLLARAPTNKSKVPYVRAGLQDELTLVCQKLGVSNHSQASGDDWVRANRADTNVNAVDWKPVAVRPGRVPDVTGLTLRDALFLLENRGLRVKALGTGRVRQQSVAAGSGIRRGTVVTLALEPIGTKSADAPRALPAPEPTQLTENKLITAVDLDEAKRIRTLKAKRQAQQRLSQQGLQRAPAARPRA; from the coding sequence ATGAAAGGAAGCGTTAAAAAATCCATTGTAACCCGGGTTCGGCTGGCGTTTTTGGGCGTCTGCCTGTTTTCGTGCGCCATCGTCTGGAAAGTGTCGCGCATTCAGTTCAAGGAAGGCGAGAAGTGGCGGGCCCTGGAGCAGGAGCGCCGCATCGTGTACCAGCCCGTGTTTGCCACCCGCGGCAACATTTACTCCGACAACGAGAGCATCATGGCCACCTCGCTGCCCTTCTTCCGGGTGGCCTGGGACCCGAGCGTGGTGGACGAGAAGACGTTTAAGGGCGGAGTTGACTCTTTGTCCTTGCTACTGTCGCGCTTTTTTGGCGACCGAACTCCCAGAGAGTATTACCGCCGGCTAACCGATGCCAAAAAAGGCAAAGTGCGCTACGTACGGCTGAATTCCCGGCAGATCAACTTCCAGGAAAAGAAGATGCTGGCCCAGTGGCCTATTTTCCGGGGCGGTAAAAACAAGGGCGGCGTCATTTTCGAGAAGGTCGATAAGCGGTTCCGACCCTTCGGTGGCCTGGCCCAGCGCACCATCGGCTTTTTGAACGAAGACAAAAACGGCGCGGGCCTGGAGTTTACCTACAACCGCCACTTGGCCGGCAAAGACGGGGAAGCCCTGTTTGAGCGCCTGCCCGGCGGCAATAAGCCCATCTACGACGGTACCGAAGTGAAGCCCCAGCCCGGCTACGACGTGAAAACCACCCTGGACATCAACCTCCAGGACGTGGCCGAAAATGCGTTGTACAAGTCGCTGGTCGACAACAGCGCCCAGTACGGCTGCGTGATTCTGATGGAAGTGCAGACCGGCGAAATCAAGGCCGTGGCCAACCTGGGCAAGGTGGCCGAGGGCGTGTACCGCGAGGATTACAACTACGCCATTGCCGACCAGGGCCGTACCGAGCCGGGCTCGACCTTCAAGCTGGCCTCGATGATGGCCCTGCTGGAAGACAACCCCAGCCTCTCGCTCGACGACACGGTGAATACCGGCCGCTCGGGTTCCATGCGCATTGCCGGGGCCGTCAAGACCGATACCCACGCCTACGGACGACTATCGGTGAAGCAGGTCATTGAGAATTCATCCAACATCGGGGTGGCCAAGCTCATCAACGACCATTTTTCGGCCAACCCCAGCAAGTACACCGACTATCTCAAGCAGTTTGGGCTCGACAAGCCGCTGGGCTTCCAGATGGCGGGGGAGGCCCGGCCCTATATTAAGGACCCGCGGGACCGGTCGTGGAGCCGGACTTCGCTCAGCACCATGTGCATTGGCTACGAGCTGAAGCTGGCGCCGTTGCAGACCCTGGCTTTCTACAACGCCATTGCCAACAACGGCGTGAAGGTGCAGCCCATGATTGTGCGCGAAATCAAGCAGGCCGACAAGGTCCTGGAGCGGTTCGAGCCCAAGGTCCTGAACCCCAGAATCTGCTCGGAGGAAACCTTGGCCAAGCTGCGCCAGATGCTGGAAGGCGTGGTGCTCAACGGCACGGCCCGGGCCATTCAAACGCCCGACTACACCATTGCCGGCAAAACCGGGACGGCCTGGAAGTTCAAGAACGGGCAGTACACCAAGCAGTACTCGACCAGCTTCTGCGGCTATTTTCCCGCCGATAAGCCCAAGTACAGCTGCATCGTGGTAGTTGACTCGCCCAAGGGCGCCAACTGGTCGGGCGCCCAGGTGGCGGCCCCCATTTTCCGGGAAGTGGCCGATAAGGCCATGGCCCGCGACATGGCCAGCCAGCGGCCCTTGCTGGCCCGGGCGCCTACCAACAAGTCGAAGGTGCCCTACGTGCGGGCCGGCCTGCAGGATGAGCTGACGCTGGTATGTCAGAAACTGGGCGTGAGCAACCATTCCCAGGCCTCCGGCGACGACTGGGTGCGAGCCAACCGCGCCGATACGAATGTGAATGCCGTGGACTGGAAGCCGGTGGCCGTGCGCCCCGGCCGCGTGCCCGACGTCACCGGCCTGACTTTGCGCGACGCGCTGTTTCTGCTCGAAAACCGGGGCTTGCGCGTCAAGGCCCTGGGCACCGGACGGGTGCGGCAGCAGTCGGTAGCGGCGGGCAGCGGCATCCGGCGCGGCACCGTCGTGACCCTGGCGCTGGAGCCGATTGGCACCAAATCGGCGGATGCCCCCAGGGCCTTGCCGGCTCCCGAACCCACCCAACTCACCGAAAACAAGCTAATTACGGCCGTCGACCTGGACGAGGCCAAGCGCATCCGCACACTCAAGGCCAAGCGCCAGGCCCAACAACGCCTCTCCCAGCAAGGCCTGCAACGGGCACCGGCGGCCAGACCCCGGGCCTAA